The DNA window TTGGTGACCTGGCTGAGGATGATCGCACGATCATGATCGACGACCTCGTTCGATAGCTCCACGCCCCGGTTCACCGGCCCCGGATGCATGATGAGGAGGTCGGGGTGTTGCTCCAGGTGCTCCGGCGTGATGCCGAACTGCATGTGGTACTCGCGAATGCTGGGGAAAAGCCCCTCGTCCTGCCGCTCCATCTGAATGCGGAGGGCCATCGCAATGTCGCAATTGTCCAGTGCCGCGTCGAGATCCGTGGTGGTGCGCACGTCCATCGCCTGCTCCATCTCCGCCGGCAGCATCGTGGCGGGGCCGCAGAGCGTGACGTTGGCCCCGAGCGTGGTGAGGGCGTTGATGTTGGAGCGGGCCACCCGGCTGTGCGTGATGTCGCCGATGATGGAGACGTTCAGCCCCTCGAACGTGTCGATGTGTTCTCGCATCGTGAGCACGTCGAGCAACGCCTGGGTCGGGTGAGCGTGGGCGCCGTCCCCTGCGTTCAGAATCACACTGTCGGTGCGGCGGGAAAGGAAGTGAGGCGCCCCGGGCGAGCTGTGACGCAGCACCACCACGTCTACCTTCATTGCCTCCACGTTGCGGGCCGTATCCTTCAGCGTCTCGCCCTTCTTCACCGACGACCCGGACTTCGACAGGCTGACGGTCTCGGCCGAGAGGCGCCCGGCGGCCAGGCCGAACGAGAGCTTCGTGCGCGTGGAGGGTTCAAAAAAGAGGCTCGCAACCGTTGTGCCCTGAAGCGTAGGCACCTGCCGAATGGGTCGCTCAAGCACAGCCCGAAACTCCTCTGCCGTGTCGAGGATGTGGACAATCTCCTCGCGGCTGTAGGTGGAGAGGTCGAGCAGATGGCGGTGCTGCAAGGGCGTCGACTCGTCGGCAGCGAGGGTGGTACTAGAGTGGGGCATGGAACCGTCGTCGAGCAAACAGGCAAGTGGCAGAAGGAAGCGGATACCAGAGCATCAGGCTAGGGCGCCGAGCGGGATGGATCGTCGGTGTCGGGGGACGGCGCCTCCACGAGCCAGACGCCGTCCACCTCGTCGATTTCGCCGACCCGAACACGGACTTCTTCGTTGGGAAGGGTGGGCACTTCCCGTCCCACAATGTCGGTCGCGATGGGCAACTCGCGGTGGCCGCGGTCGATAATCGCGAGAAAGCGCACGGAGGCCGGGCGACCCAGGTCCATCAAGGCGTCGAGCGCAGCGCGGCCCGTGCGGCCCGTAAACACGACGTCGTCGACCAGGACAATGTGGCGATCTGTGACACTGAAGGGAATGCGCGTTTCCTGCATGTGGGGCTGCGCCAGCCGCATCCGCACATCGTCGCGGTACATGGTGACGTCGAGCGTGCCCACCGGCAGGTCCACATCCTCTTGTGCCTTGATTCGCTGTTGGAGGCGACGCGCCAGAAAGACGCCCCGCGTCTGCATGCCGACGAACGCAAATGGCGCCGCGGCCTCTGGGTCATCCGGGTCTACGAGCTCCAGAATTTGCTGCGCCATGCGGTCGAGCGTCCGCTCCAGATCGCGGGCGGACATAAGCTGGGCCTTGATGCGGTCGTCGGTCTGCACGGGGTCAATTGCGCGTTTCGAGTGGCGAATTTCGAATGTCGAATGTATGCGAGCGCCGGGCGAGGAACGAGACCATTCGCAACTCGCCATTCGACACTCGACACTGACAAGGAACCGAACAGCACCGAAACTTTCTAACGGGGCTGGCGGTGGGGGTTGCTCCCCCCGACTGGGAGACGCTTCGTTGCGGTTTCCTGTAGGGTATGCCTCGTTTGGTATGGGTGTTTGGACGTGTGGGTGTACGTGGGGGGTAGAGCCCTCGGTCGAAACAGGGTGCCGTCATCGGATCTGTGAAATTATCACGACCGCAGACCACGGACCGCACGACAGGCATGACCTCGTTTCACTCAGCCCCTGCCCACGGCATCGGGAATTCGATTCAAGTCGAACGGACCCGTCTTCTCCAAGGGCTTTGCTTAGGGGACAGTCGGCCGTCCGTTTTGGCATCACAGCCGCGATTCTCCTAATTCCGGAGCTGCTCGCTCCCACTCTCCATACTTCCAAACGCCCACCCTCACACACAGGATGAATGCGGGCAGCAAGAATACGAACACGCCTCCTCCCTTAACAAACGTGTAACCGGTACAGGTATGCCCGACTCCGACACCGCACTTCGCTACCTCGATCCCGTCGTCATCTCGCAGCTGGCCACGATGGAGCTGCGAGCCCGGCTGATTGTGGAGGGCTTTATCACCGGACTCCACCGCAGTCCCTACCACGGCTTCTCGGTCGAGTTCGCCGAGCACCGGCCCTACAATCCGGGCGACGAGTTGCGGCACGTGGACTGGAAGGTGTACGCCAAGACGGACCGCTACTACATCAAGCAGTATGAGGAGGAAACGAACCTGCGAAGCCACATTGTGCTCGACACCTCGCCGTCCATGCGGTACAAGGGCGACGCCGAACTCTCGAAGCTGGAGTACGGCTCGTACCTCGCTGCCGGCCTGCACAACCTGATGCTCAAACAACGCGACGCCACCGGCCTCATCGGATTCGACGAAACGGTGCACACGATGCGTCCCCCGAAGGCCACGCCGAGCTACCTGAATCAGCTCCTCGTCGCCCTGGAGCAGATGAGCGACGAGGAGCCGGACGACGAGCGTCGCACCAGTGCCGCGGCAGCACTCGACGAAGTGGCCGAACGCATCGGGCGTCGCTCACTCGTGGTCGTCATTACGGATCTCTTCGAAAACATCGGCGCCCACGAGGACCTGCTGAAGTCGCTGCGCCACCTGCGGCATCGAGGGCACGAGGTCATCGTCTTTCACGTGCTGGAGGGCGAAACGGAGCGAACGTTCTCTTTTCCGGACCGGCCCACGCTCTTCCGCGACATGGAAACCGGAGAGGAAATCACCCTCCAGCCCAGCCAGCTCCGCGACCACTACGAAGAAGCGGTCGAGCACTTTACGGAAACCTTCCGCCGCAGCTGCTTGGAGCACGACATCGACTTTGCCGAACTCGACACCAACGAGCCGTACGATACGGCGCTGATGGCCTATCTCAACAAGCGGACTCGGTTGGTGTAGGCTGTGAGCTTGTCCCCTGAGGTGGGGCCTGCATCCCAACGTCGGGACTAGAAATCACGCCATGGTGTTGAAAGTGGAAAGGTTGTAGGTTTTTGGCCTCCCCTTCAATTCTGTGCCTGAATTCGGGCCGTGATGATCTCATTTCCCGGTCCTCCCTTTTGCATTCGCCGGAGCCGAATTTAGGGGGCATCGGTGAACAGGTCGTCGAGGTCGGCAGCCGCGAGGTCGGTGAAGAGGGTGGCGAGCGTAGTGGTCACCTCGTCCAGATAGGCCGCGCCCTTCTCCTTGCTGGCGGCCTTCGGGTTGCCCACGCCCGTGTCGTCGGTGACCTCGGTCCACTGGCGTTCGGTCCAGGCCCAGTCCGACCGCAGCGCATCGATTGAAAATTGCCGGGCGGCCCCATCCCCCGCCTCGTCCAGCGGCCGCACGAGCTCCGGCGCCGCGTTCAGCATCACGCTCGTCTCCATCTCCCCCGCGTGGTCGCCGTGGTCGTCGAAGTAGTCGCCCCAGTCGCCGATCTGGAACCAGTGGGCCACGCAGATGAAGAGGTCGTCGTACTGCGTCTGCACCTCGCGGACGAGCGGCTTGAAGGTGTTGCCGCCGTGGCCGTTGAGGACGACCAGTTTGCGGAAGCCCTGCGTCGTGAGCGACTCGGCCACGTCGCGGAGAACGGCGGCCTGTGTGCTCGGATGCATGTTCACGACGCCGGGGATGTCAAGGTGCCCGGTGTCCACACCGAACGGGACGGTGGGCAGGACGAGGACGCGGGTGCCGTTCTCCCAGGCCTGCCCGGCCGCCTCCGCAGCGACGTAGTCGCACTGGATCGTGTCGGTGGCGTAGGGGAGATGGTAGTTGTGGGCTTCGGTGGCCCCCCACGGTAGCACGGCCACTTCGTAGTCGGTGGCCTTGACGGTCTGCCAGTTCGTTTCGTCGAGGAGGTAGGGACGTGGGCTCATGAGCAGGGTAGCGGGAGCGTGTGCCTGAGGTAGAAAGCGAGAATCGAAGTATGGGGCAATTTTTGGTGCGAGTCAAGAGTCATGAGGACCAAGAGCTCGGGATCGTGCCCATGGCGGCCTCAGTTCTCGCGAAGGAACTGGCGGACGGTAGTGGCAACGGTGTCCTGCTTACAACCGGTGCCAAGGTGACCGCAGGGGGAGTTCAGACGTACTTCCTCGGCCCCAAGCGTCTCGGCAAAGCGCTGGGCCGGCAGCGGATTCACCATCTGATCCTGCTGAACGGTCACGACGAGCACGTCGGCCTCCACGGCGTTGGCAGCACGCTGCATAGACCCGCCGAACGGCTCGGTGACATCGTGGCGGAGCATGGCCTTGATCTGCCAGGCCCAGTCGTACGGGTCGAATTCGAGAATGGCGTCTTCCTGCGCGCCGAAAAACTCCCGAAACTCGGTGGAGTCCATCCGGGCCAGCGTCGTCGGTGTTTGCAAGTGGAGGCTGTGGATGGCAGCAATCGTGCGCATGGCCTGCCGCCGATCATCCGAGGCGCGGCACGCGGTGCGGAAGGCGCGCAGTTCGGCCTGCCACAGCAGGCGATCCTGCGGGGTGAGGCGCGGCGTGCCAGCAATGGGCACCGCCTTGTTCATGAACGCGGGGTACTGCATCATCCACGCGAACGCCTGCATCCCGCCCATCGACGTGCCCAGGACGGCGTGCAGTGAGTCGATATTCAGAACTTCGGTGAGGAGGCGATGCTGGGTGTGCACCATGTCCTCCACGGTGAAGACGGGAAAGGTGGAGTCTGCCTGAACAGCACTGGTCGAGGGAGACGAGGAGACCCCGTTGCCCAGCGCATCGACGAAAATCACGTGGTAGCGGCTGGTATCGATGAGGCTGCCCGGCCCCATCTGGCCCGTGAGGTCGTCCGTCGTGCCCGAAAACCAGGTGGGGAAGAGGATGGCGTTCGACCGCTCGTCGTTCAGCGTGCCGGCGGTGCGGTAGCCGATCGTGCAGTCCTGAATCGTACCTCCATTTTCCAGCGCGCACGTGCCCAGGTCGGCGGTCTGCAGCGCGGGCTGGGCGTGAACGCACACGGTGAAGAGCACCGCAAAAAGGAGAGACGTACAGAAGCGAAGAGGTCTGCGCACGAAAAAGAAGGAGGAGTCAGGCGAGAAGCGAGGGACGAGGGGAAAGGGCGAGAGCGGAACGCTATACCGGTTCGAGCTCCTGAAAGGCCGCCTGCAGTTCCCGGGTAATGGCACCGGGCGTGCCGTCGCCCACCGCCCAGTCTTCCACCTGCACGACCGGCATTACGCCCGTGGTGGTGCCGAGCAGAAGGAGCTCGTCAAGGTCGGGGAGGTCGTCCGTCGGAATTGGCACCTCCTCTACCGGAATGTCGAGACGGTCGCACAGGTTGAGTGCCAGCCTGCGCGTGGTGCTGGGAAGAATCCGGTTCGTGAGTGGATGGGTCATCACGGTGTCGTCGTCAACGCCCAGAACGGTGGAGTGCGACCCTTCCGTCACGAATCCCTCGCGCACCAAAATGGCCTCAAAGGCCTCCTGCTCCATCGCGGCCTGATTGGCGAGAACGTTCGGAAGAAGCGCGGTCGACTTGATGTCGCAACGCGCCCATCGCTGGTCCGGATACAGAATCGTGGAGACCCCCTGCCTCCACTTCTCGACGGGCGGCTCGTGCGCCGAAGCGGTGGCATACACCGTCGGTTCGGTCGACGTCTCCGGAAAGGCATGCTGTCGCGGGGCGGCCCCGCGCGTCACCTGAAGATACACCTTCGCGTGGCCCTCTTGCAGGTCGTTGTGGTAGAGGAGCAACGACACCGCCTCCTGGAGCTCGTCCACGTCCACGCCGTGAATCTTGATCTCGTGAAGGCTCCGCCGGAGGCGCCGAAAGTGGGTGTCGGCCTGAAACAGCTGGCCGCTCTCGGCACGGAGGACCTCGTACACCCCATCTCCGAACACGAATCCCCGATCGTCGGGGGAAATGGATACATTCTCTTTATCGACGAACTCCCCGTTGAAGTAGACCGTCATCGAGATCGAACAATCTGAGCGAACCAGTGGACGATGCTGCCTCCCCGCGACCTTCAGTAGCGAGAAACAGGCAAAGACTCCACGCGGTGCAATGATCAAAGTGGAGTCACAGAACGAAACCAATCCGGCGCCCTTTGGGTCCACCCTCCAACGCCCCTCTTCAAGCCCGGGCGGCGACCTGCCGGCCGATACCAAGACGAAGCCGGCTCTGCTGGTGCGCGGCCTCGAGGCGTGGAGCGGGCTGCGGTACGGCCGATCGATTTCGGCTCTCGACGCCGACCGCCGAACGGCCCTCTGCGACGGCATGCACGAACGGAAGCGTGGGTGCATGGAGGCACGGCAGAAAGGGCGCATGAGAGAGTGGAAGCACTCGAAGACAGGAACTGAAACCTCTCCTGCTTGCTCTTACTCGATCAGACGACGGACCGCTGAATGCCTGCCTCGGAATCACATCTCACGATGCGAGTGAAGCACACGTCTATTCAATAGCATTCCACGCCATGCCACGCCCGCACTCACGCACGCCCAAACGCCCATACACCTGGGCAAATGAGAACGAACGAAGCCCATGAGTCTCTGCTGGTCGTTCGAAGCCTAAACGTCAAGAAAATGCCCGACGACTGGACGGATACGTTTGAATCGCACCGCGAGCGCCTGCACGCCCTTGCCTATCGGATGTTGGGGGAAATACAGGCCGCTGAAGACGCAGTGCAAGACGCCTACCTGCGCTGGCGCTCCGTGGACCTGGAGACGGTAAACGACCCTGGGGCCTATCTCACCACCATCGTCACGCGTCTCTGCCTGGACGAACTCTCCTCCGCCCGTGCCAAGCGGGAGACGCGCTACACCGGCCCGTGGCTGCCCGAACCGATCGTCGAACCCATGGACCGTCCGGATCGGGCAGCTGAGCAGTCGGATGCCATCTCGATGGCCATGCTGGTGGTGCTGGAAACCCTGCCGCCCCGCCAGCGCGCCGTGTACGTGCTCCGCGAAGCCTTCGACCTGCCCTACGCCGACATTGCGCCCATCCTCGACGAAAGCGAGGGCTACTGCCGAAAGCTCGCTCAACGGGCCCGCAACCGGATCGACGAACGGGATGTCCGCTCCGACATTCGCCCCACTGAGCAGAACCAGCTCATCCAGGACCTGATGACGGCCATTGAAACCGGAGACGCTGAAGCGGTGGCCGAGACGCTGGCCGAGGACGCCGTGGTCACGTCCGACGGCGGCGGGGAGGTTACGGCGGCCCGGCGCCCGGTGGAAGGACGCGAGCACATCACCCGCTTCCTGCTCGGCATTGCGGAGCAGGTGCCGGACGACTTTGCACTCAACTACGTGCTCGTGAACGGGCAGCCCGGCGTCCTCGCGACTGTTGACGGGAAGCCGCAGAGCGTGTGGGCCTTCCACGTGCGCAACGGCCAGATCCAGAACGCCTACGCCGTGCTCAACCCCGACAAGCTCCAGCACGTCGCGCCCTCGCCTGGCAGCGGATTTTCGAGTCCAGGCTCGTAATCCTCCCCCTCTCCGAGATGTTACGATGCCACGACTCCAGTCCCAATCGACCGTCCCAACTTGCACGTGACCTGAAGATCCGCTTTGTTCGTATCAGCGCTTGTCCGCCAACCACCTTCTTCCTCCTGCCATGCGATCCGTCTCTCGCCTCACCGGTGTTCTCGCCCTTACGGTCGCGATGCTCGCCGCCGCACCGTCGGCCCAAGCCGACGTGACCCCCCGCGAGAAACTGAAGCAGCACGTCCGCGACATGGTGCAGACGGTAAAGGCCGCTCC is part of the Salinibacter sp. 10B genome and encodes:
- a CDS encoding alpha/beta fold hydrolase, translating into MRRPLRFCTSLLFAVLFTVCVHAQPALQTADLGTCALENGGTIQDCTIGYRTAGTLNDERSNAILFPTWFSGTTDDLTGQMGPGSLIDTSRYHVIFVDALGNGVSSSPSTSAVQADSTFPVFTVEDMVHTQHRLLTEVLNIDSLHAVLGTSMGGMQAFAWMMQYPAFMNKAVPIAGTPRLTPQDRLLWQAELRAFRTACRASDDRRQAMRTIAAIHSLHLQTPTTLARMDSTEFREFFGAQEDAILEFDPYDWAWQIKAMLRHDVTEPFGGSMQRAANAVEADVLVVTVQQDQMVNPLPAQRFAETLGAEEVRLNSPCGHLGTGCKQDTVATTVRQFLREN
- a CDS encoding DUF58 domain-containing protein; translated protein: MPDSDTALRYLDPVVISQLATMELRARLIVEGFITGLHRSPYHGFSVEFAEHRPYNPGDELRHVDWKVYAKTDRYYIKQYEEETNLRSHIVLDTSPSMRYKGDAELSKLEYGSYLAAGLHNLMLKQRDATGLIGFDETVHTMRPPKATPSYLNQLLVALEQMSDEEPDDERRTSAAAALDEVAERIGRRSLVVVITDLFENIGAHEDLLKSLRHLRHRGHEVIVFHVLEGETERTFSFPDRPTLFRDMETGEEITLQPSQLRDHYEEAVEHFTETFRRSCLEHDIDFAELDTNEPYDTALMAYLNKRTRLV
- the pyrR gene encoding bifunctional pyr operon transcriptional regulator/uracil phosphoribosyltransferase PyrR, translated to MQTDDRIKAQLMSARDLERTLDRMAQQILELVDPDDPEAAAPFAFVGMQTRGVFLARRLQQRIKAQEDVDLPVGTLDVTMYRDDVRMRLAQPHMQETRIPFSVTDRHIVLVDDVVFTGRTGRAALDALMDLGRPASVRFLAIIDRGHRELPIATDIVGREVPTLPNEEVRVRVGEIDEVDGVWLVEAPSPDTDDPSRSAP
- a CDS encoding creatininase family protein, whose amino-acid sequence is MSPRPYLLDETNWQTVKATDYEVAVLPWGATEAHNYHLPYATDTIQCDYVAAEAAGQAWENGTRVLVLPTVPFGVDTGHLDIPGVVNMHPSTQAAVLRDVAESLTTQGFRKLVVLNGHGGNTFKPLVREVQTQYDDLFICVAHWFQIGDWGDYFDDHGDHAGEMETSVMLNAAPELVRPLDEAGDGAARQFSIDALRSDWAWTERQWTEVTDDTGVGNPKAASKEKGAAYLDEVTTTLATLFTDLAAADLDDLFTDAP
- a CDS encoding aspartate carbamoyltransferase catalytic subunit, translating into MPHSSTTLAADESTPLQHRHLLDLSTYSREEIVHILDTAEEFRAVLERPIRQVPTLQGTTVASLFFEPSTRTKLSFGLAAGRLSAETVSLSKSGSSVKKGETLKDTARNVEAMKVDVVVLRHSSPGAPHFLSRRTDSVILNAGDGAHAHPTQALLDVLTMREHIDTFEGLNVSIIGDITHSRVARSNINALTTLGANVTLCGPATMLPAEMEQAMDVRTTTDLDAALDNCDIAMALRIQMERQDEGLFPSIREYHMQFGITPEHLEQHPDLLIMHPGPVNRGVELSNEVVDHDRAIILSQVTNGVALRMAVLYLLAPQREGA
- the dat gene encoding D-amino-acid transaminase; translation: MTVYFNGEFVDKENVSISPDDRGFVFGDGVYEVLRAESGQLFQADTHFRRLRRSLHEIKIHGVDVDELQEAVSLLLYHNDLQEGHAKVYLQVTRGAAPRQHAFPETSTEPTVYATASAHEPPVEKWRQGVSTILYPDQRWARCDIKSTALLPNVLANQAAMEQEAFEAILVREGFVTEGSHSTVLGVDDDTVMTHPLTNRILPSTTRRLALNLCDRLDIPVEEVPIPTDDLPDLDELLLLGTTTGVMPVVQVEDWAVGDGTPGAITRELQAAFQELEPV
- a CDS encoding RNA polymerase sigma-70 factor; protein product: MRTNEAHESLLVVRSLNVKKMPDDWTDTFESHRERLHALAYRMLGEIQAAEDAVQDAYLRWRSVDLETVNDPGAYLTTIVTRLCLDELSSARAKRETRYTGPWLPEPIVEPMDRPDRAAEQSDAISMAMLVVLETLPPRQRAVYVLREAFDLPYADIAPILDESEGYCRKLAQRARNRIDERDVRSDIRPTEQNQLIQDLMTAIETGDAEAVAETLAEDAVVTSDGGGEVTAARRPVEGREHITRFLLGIAEQVPDDFALNYVLVNGQPGVLATVDGKPQSVWAFHVRNGQIQNAYAVLNPDKLQHVAPSPGSGFSSPGS